A genomic stretch from Kribbella amoyensis includes:
- a CDS encoding GOLPH3/VPS74 family protein, which produces MADETGESYDGPILAEDLLLVLFQPDSGTIAGEGTLYYTLAGGVLADLGLGDHVRTEPGRVGTKVAAVEDRPPSDEILRQGWDYVAAKPRGVQTVLAAIGPNLRSPLLDRLVERGELRRTSRKKLGVFESTVLEDGGTGRRAELVEQIRKVLVDGAEPEPRVAALAALLSGSGTLPQFHREIPWTSPVIARAKELEQGNWGAGAAAEAVTRTVTATIVNNVVVATAVLPRG; this is translated from the coding sequence GTGGCGGACGAAACCGGCGAGTCCTACGACGGCCCGATCCTGGCGGAGGACCTGCTGCTGGTGTTGTTCCAGCCGGACTCCGGCACCATCGCGGGGGAGGGCACGCTCTACTACACGCTGGCCGGCGGGGTGCTCGCGGACCTCGGGCTCGGTGACCACGTGCGGACCGAGCCCGGCCGGGTCGGGACGAAGGTGGCGGCCGTCGAAGACCGCCCGCCGTCGGACGAGATCCTCCGCCAAGGCTGGGACTACGTGGCCGCGAAGCCCCGCGGCGTCCAGACCGTCCTCGCCGCGATCGGTCCGAACCTGCGGTCCCCGCTGCTCGACCGGCTAGTCGAGCGCGGCGAGCTCCGCCGGACCAGCCGCAAGAAGCTCGGGGTGTTCGAGTCGACGGTCCTCGAGGACGGCGGGACCGGTCGCCGGGCCGAGCTCGTCGAGCAGATCCGCAAGGTCCTCGTCGACGGTGCCGAACCGGAGCCCCGGGTCGCGGCCCTCGCGGCCCTGCTCTCGGGCAGCGGGACGCTTCCGCAGTTCCACCGGGAGATCCCCTGGACGTCGCCCGTGATCGCGCGGGCCAAGGAGCTCGAGCAGGGCAACTGGGGCGCCGGGGCCGCCGCCGAAGCCGTCACTCGCACGGTCACCGCGACCATCGTCAACAACGTCGTCGTCGCGACCGCCGTCCTTCCGCGGGGCTGA
- a CDS encoding TipAS antibiotic-recognition domain-containing protein, which yields MTRRIQSPLSDAEKQEVWGDFADQAEASFDEVERRWGDSPAYAESARRVARYGKAEWQRINADGAVINTRIAELMDAGVGPDSEDAMDVAEAQRLHVSRWFYPMDHEFHVAKSVLYVQDPRFREGLEESTRPGAAGWLQLAIKANACRAGWAPRTAE from the coding sequence ATGACCAGACGCATCCAGTCGCCGCTGTCCGACGCCGAGAAGCAGGAAGTGTGGGGCGATTTCGCGGACCAGGCGGAAGCGTCCTTCGACGAGGTCGAGCGCCGTTGGGGCGACAGCCCGGCGTACGCCGAATCCGCGCGCCGGGTCGCCCGGTACGGCAAGGCGGAGTGGCAGCGGATCAACGCGGACGGTGCCGTCATCAACACCCGCATCGCCGAACTGATGGACGCCGGGGTCGGTCCGGACAGCGAGGACGCGATGGACGTCGCGGAGGCACAGCGGTTGCACGTCTCCCGGTGGTTCTACCCGATGGACCACGAGTTCCACGTTGCCAAGAGCGTCCTGTACGTGCAGGACCCGCGGTTCCGGGAAGGACTCGAGGAAAGCACGCGTCCGGGCGCGGCCGGATGGTTGCAGCTAGCAATCAAGGCCAACGCCTGCCGAGCCGGCTGGGCACCCCGGACAGCCGAATGA
- a CDS encoding MauE/DoxX family redox-associated membrane protein translates to MVAVNSASSVLLAVVFLVSSSSKFVGRTGFRQYRASVIASGVPTAYAHRVAVLTTGAEVTVVLLLALSPVLGSTRPGTAAASLLLLWLTAIAVRGARLRPDELTGPAFREATLLLIALTGVLTASAPGDPSSSELALAASSGLVGSLLFANLDQVVDLFGGPARRRFGGR, encoded by the coding sequence ATGGTCGCGGTGAACAGCGCGTCGAGCGTACTGCTGGCGGTGGTCTTCCTGGTCTCGTCGAGCAGCAAGTTCGTCGGTCGCACGGGCTTCCGCCAGTACAGGGCCTCGGTGATCGCCTCGGGAGTCCCCACCGCGTACGCCCACCGCGTCGCTGTGCTGACGACCGGCGCGGAGGTCACCGTCGTCCTGCTGCTCGCGCTCTCGCCCGTCCTCGGATCCACCCGCCCCGGTACCGCGGCCGCTAGCCTCCTGCTCCTGTGGCTGACCGCGATCGCGGTACGAGGTGCCCGCCTGCGGCCCGACGAGTTGACCGGCCCCGCCTTCCGCGAGGCCACCTTGCTCCTGATCGCCCTGACCGGCGTCCTCACCGCCTCCGCACCAGGCGACCCCTCCTCCTCCGAACTAGCTCTCGCCGCCTCGTCAGGTCTCGTCGGCAGCCTCCTGTTCGCCAACCTCGATCAGGTCGTCGACCTCTTCGGCGGACCGGCTCGCAGGCGCTTCGGCGGGCGGTAG
- a CDS encoding SigE family RNA polymerase sigma factor has translation MTDGAARDEDFTAFVAAKSGRLVRFAYVLCGDQRLAEDLVQTALEKAYLRWHRIELGDPFGYVRQAVVNHHLSWLRRRSWRERPVGGPAELDLDSPAPPVEDVGLGVQRRTDVEAALGALTKRERAVVVLRYVEDLSEAETAAVLGIAVGTVKSTAARALGKLRLAPELAHSMAGGEA, from the coding sequence ATGACGGATGGCGCCGCGCGCGACGAGGACTTCACGGCCTTCGTCGCCGCGAAATCCGGGCGGCTGGTCCGGTTCGCTTACGTGCTCTGCGGTGACCAGCGCCTCGCCGAGGACCTGGTCCAGACGGCGCTCGAGAAGGCGTACCTGCGCTGGCACCGGATCGAGCTCGGCGACCCGTTCGGCTACGTCCGGCAGGCGGTGGTGAACCACCATCTGTCCTGGCTGCGGCGTCGCTCGTGGCGGGAACGCCCGGTCGGCGGCCCGGCCGAACTGGACCTGGACTCACCGGCCCCGCCCGTCGAGGACGTCGGGCTCGGCGTGCAGCGGCGGACGGACGTCGAGGCCGCGCTCGGCGCCCTGACCAAGCGGGAGCGTGCCGTCGTGGTGCTCAGGTACGTCGAGGACCTCAGTGAGGCCGAGACCGCGGCCGTGCTCGGCATCGCGGTCGGCACCGTCAAGAGCACGGCCGCGCGGGCCTTGGGGAAGTTGCGGCTGGCCCCGGAACTCGCGCATTCGATGGCAGGAGGAGAAGCATGA
- a CDS encoding GOLPH3/VPS74 family protein, with product MTKPENPTLAEDLLLLLFQPRSGTIAGENTLFYVLGGAVLADLAMHGYVTMNEPGGKLETFGDQVPADPSLRSAWDTIDERPRRVQTVLATIGPVLRGPLLQRLIDRGDLDQVERKSLLVFTRKVLTEGTTGRREELLAAVRGTLVDGVEPTARVAALAALISGSGTLPQFHPDIPWNSAVISRAMELEQGNWGARAAAEAVTRTMTAVVVNSAVIATTVPTNNA from the coding sequence ATGACCAAGCCTGAGAATCCGACCCTCGCAGAGGACCTTCTGCTCCTGCTCTTCCAGCCGCGCTCCGGCACGATCGCGGGCGAGAACACCCTGTTCTACGTACTGGGTGGAGCGGTACTCGCCGACCTCGCGATGCACGGGTACGTGACCATGAACGAGCCCGGCGGCAAACTAGAGACCTTTGGGGACCAGGTCCCAGCCGATCCCAGCCTGCGCTCGGCCTGGGACACCATCGACGAGAGGCCCCGCCGGGTCCAGACCGTGCTCGCGACCATCGGCCCGGTCCTGCGGGGCCCGTTGCTCCAGCGGCTGATCGACCGAGGTGACCTCGATCAGGTCGAACGCAAGTCGCTGCTGGTCTTCACCAGGAAGGTGCTGACGGAGGGGACCACCGGGCGCCGGGAGGAACTGCTCGCGGCAGTCCGGGGAACCCTCGTGGACGGGGTCGAACCGACGGCCCGGGTGGCGGCGCTGGCGGCCCTGATCTCGGGCAGCGGCACGCTCCCCCAGTTCCACCCCGACATCCCGTGGAACTCCGCGGTCATCTCCCGCGCCATGGAACTCGAACAGGGGAACTGGGGCGCCCGAGCAGCCGCCGAAGCCGTCACCCGCACGATGACGGCCGTCGTCGTCAACAGCGCCGTCATCGCCACCACCGTGCCGACGAACAACGCCTGA
- a CDS encoding ABC transporter permease translates to MFDIALSELAQTFRNRSVLITSFFMPVAASVFFIWRHEVFETVGRGFIAALVVFTIAAFGLYAGAVTSLAARRQNLFLKRLRSTAVSDAGILVGMVLPATVIAVIQTTLILVVLAAVTNRPSDLVLMVLASVLVLAMMIGLGLATAGVTRSPEHAQVTTLPISLGVIAIVNWVAITGTDSLTMLKRLAPGGAATELLTRAWDGGVPGADVLVLVAPTLAWVAVSGALALKYFQWEPRR, encoded by the coding sequence ATGTTCGACATCGCCCTGAGCGAGCTCGCCCAGACCTTCCGCAACCGTTCCGTGCTGATCACCAGCTTCTTCATGCCAGTGGCCGCCAGTGTGTTCTTCATCTGGCGCCACGAGGTGTTCGAGACCGTCGGCCGCGGCTTCATCGCGGCCCTGGTCGTCTTCACCATCGCCGCCTTCGGCCTCTACGCCGGCGCCGTCACGTCGCTGGCCGCGCGCCGGCAGAACCTGTTCCTCAAGCGGCTGCGGTCGACCGCGGTCAGCGACGCCGGGATCCTGGTCGGCATGGTGCTGCCGGCCACGGTCATCGCCGTGATCCAGACGACGCTGATCCTCGTGGTCCTCGCGGCCGTGACGAACCGGCCCAGCGACCTCGTCCTGATGGTGCTGGCGTCGGTCCTGGTGCTCGCCATGATGATCGGCCTCGGGCTGGCGACGGCGGGCGTCACCCGCTCGCCCGAGCACGCCCAGGTGACGACGCTCCCGATCAGCCTCGGCGTGATCGCGATCGTGAACTGGGTCGCCATCACCGGGACCGATTCGCTGACGATGCTCAAGCGCCTGGCCCCGGGTGGCGCGGCCACCGAACTACTCACCCGCGCCTGGGACGGCGGAGTACCTGGCGCCGACGTCCTGGTGCTCGTCGCGCCGACGCTGGCCTGGGTGGCCGTCTCCGGAGCCCTCGCCCTGAAGTACTTCCAGTGGGAACCCCGCCGCTGA